The following coding sequences are from one Patescibacteria group bacterium window:
- the der gene encoding ribosome biogenesis GTPase Der, protein MPTPPRVLLLGRTNVGKSTLFNRLTRRRLAIADPSPHTTRDLQEEVIAWEHTHFLLTDSGGFDVGKPDMVGAGILRQVDRALEGTTAVILVVEAQQGLRTEERTFLKTVLKKKLPVIIAVNKVDKPTARQTADALVAKFAFGGVPVIPVSAKNGGGSGDLLDAVAQAIRPREPQAIAKPGTNPTFVFIGRTNVGKSSLVNALLRDEVRVVADSPHTTRDAAAFQLNVQQRTCTVIDTAGVRAHGKTANRIEAMSLKATYEALENADVALLMWDANEPLGLVEKTLAGEVAKKGKGLILIANQWDRTKYKDPRSTVALERVVQGDLPYIRWAPMVCTSATKPHNLHRVLSLAFAAYDNRQQWVEPEALKHILWTVKRELRPSAGKGKKRPILSKLIQVSVAPPTFHLTTTKREALPDAYRRSVEKKIRLSFPLPGTPIRVILQQPYAKRV, encoded by the coding sequence ATGCCAACCCCCCCACGCGTCCTGCTCCTGGGTCGGACGAATGTCGGGAAATCCACGCTCTTCAATCGGCTCACCCGGCGCCGTTTAGCCATTGCCGATCCCTCCCCGCACACCACGCGCGATTTACAAGAAGAAGTGATTGCCTGGGAGCACACCCACTTCTTGCTGACCGACAGCGGCGGCTTTGACGTTGGCAAGCCAGACATGGTTGGTGCGGGAATCTTGCGGCAGGTGGATCGCGCACTGGAAGGGACGACTGCGGTGATCTTGGTAGTGGAAGCCCAGCAAGGTTTGCGCACAGAGGAACGCACGTTCCTGAAAACCGTTTTGAAGAAGAAGCTGCCGGTGATCATCGCGGTGAACAAAGTGGACAAGCCCACCGCCCGCCAGACTGCTGATGCGCTGGTGGCCAAGTTTGCCTTTGGCGGGGTACCCGTCATCCCAGTGTCGGCCAAAAATGGTGGGGGTTCTGGTGATTTGCTGGATGCAGTTGCTCAAGCCATCCGACCTCGGGAGCCCCAGGCAATAGCAAAACCGGGTACCAACCCGACCTTCGTTTTCATTGGCCGGACGAATGTGGGTAAGTCCTCGCTGGTGAATGCCTTGCTGCGAGACGAAGTGCGCGTGGTCGCTGATTCACCGCACACCACCCGCGATGCCGCAGCGTTCCAGCTGAACGTGCAGCAGCGCACTTGCACGGTCATTGATACTGCCGGGGTGCGCGCGCATGGGAAAACCGCCAACCGCATTGAAGCTATGAGCTTGAAGGCAACCTACGAGGCCTTGGAAAATGCAGACGTCGCCTTACTCATGTGGGACGCGAATGAACCCCTGGGACTGGTGGAGAAAACCCTGGCTGGCGAAGTAGCCAAGAAGGGCAAGGGTCTGATTCTCATTGCCAACCAGTGGGACCGAACGAAGTACAAAGACCCGCGTTCGACCGTGGCGCTGGAACGCGTGGTGCAGGGTGATTTACCGTACATTCGCTGGGCGCCCATGGTCTGCACGTCTGCCACCAAACCCCACAACCTCCACCGCGTCCTCTCTCTGGCTTTTGCCGCCTATGACAACCGGCAGCAGTGGGTGGAACCCGAAGCCCTGAAGCACATTCTGTGGACCGTGAAGCGCGAGCTTCGGCCCAGCGCAGGCAAGGGCAAGAAGCGGCCCATCCTTTCGAAACTCATTCAGGTGAGTGTGGCACCCCCCACCTTCCACCTGACCACGACGAAGCGCGAAGCTTTGCCCGATGCATACCGCCGCAGCGTGGAAAAGAAAATTCGCCTCAGCTTCCCCTTACCCGGCACACCCATCCGAGTTATCCTTCAACAACCTTATGCAAAACGCGTATGA
- a CDS encoding LCP family protein, giving the protein MPRKQKRTPEQSEALPGVQSKPVAPIAPDLASGLSTSQSTKRTWHFHWGRIAAGAGIAVALMIMAIGWKMVSTGTRIFHGNDNSSTLQQLGRLIVPGDRELKADDQGRTNILLVGHGGDGHEGPWLADTIIVASLQQKTGEVATLSIPRDFIANLPDYGYRKINNALAFGRTKANPNGGDALISSVVSEVIGQPIHYFARVDFTGFKKAVDDVGGVTITVDTPFVDSSYPTYNYGYQTIQFEAGEQKMAGEKALQFARSRKGSNGEGSDFARSLRQQKLLFAFREKALSLGTLTNPGRISDLLSTLGNHVGSSMELWEVMRMASILKNLNASAVATRVLDATEADSLVKSSSGTDGAYIIQPRLGIGNYQEIHELFTNIFTYNAIAKENVPVQLQNGTGQTGIAEIAGRSLRSYSFDVESVANPKDLRYEQSVIVDLSNGRASQTVAMLKEKFGASVTTTLPGDLTLQTGTLLNRNTATQRPAEVLVVLGQSAITIVNNTLSPAARTLPRASAT; this is encoded by the coding sequence ATGCCAAGAAAGCAAAAACGCACCCCGGAGCAATCCGAAGCATTGCCTGGTGTGCAGTCCAAACCAGTAGCCCCAATCGCTCCCGACCTTGCGTCGGGTCTTTCAACGTCACAATCCACCAAACGCACCTGGCACTTCCACTGGGGACGCATTGCCGCAGGTGCTGGCATTGCCGTGGCGCTCATGATCATGGCCATTGGCTGGAAAATGGTGAGCACGGGAACCCGCATTTTCCATGGGAACGATAACAGCTCGACCCTGCAGCAACTGGGCCGGCTCATTGTGCCTGGGGATCGTGAACTGAAAGCAGACGACCAAGGTCGAACCAACATTCTTCTGGTTGGGCACGGTGGTGATGGTCACGAAGGTCCGTGGTTAGCCGACACCATCATCGTGGCAAGTCTGCAGCAAAAAACAGGTGAGGTGGCGACGCTCTCCATCCCCCGCGATTTCATTGCGAACCTACCAGACTACGGCTACCGAAAAATAAACAACGCTTTGGCGTTTGGCCGCACCAAAGCAAACCCAAACGGAGGCGATGCGCTGATTTCCAGTGTCGTGTCCGAAGTGATTGGCCAACCCATTCACTACTTTGCCCGAGTAGACTTTACGGGTTTTAAGAAAGCGGTGGATGATGTGGGCGGCGTTACCATTACCGTGGATACACCATTTGTGGACAGCTCCTACCCCACCTATAATTACGGCTACCAAACAATACAGTTTGAAGCTGGGGAGCAAAAAATGGCCGGGGAAAAAGCTTTGCAGTTTGCCCGGTCGCGCAAGGGGTCGAACGGTGAAGGCAGCGACTTTGCCCGTTCCCTGCGCCAGCAGAAACTCCTCTTCGCCTTCCGGGAAAAAGCGCTCTCACTGGGAACGCTCACCAACCCCGGCCGCATCTCTGATCTCTTAAGTACCTTAGGAAACCACGTTGGCAGCTCCATGGAGCTCTGGGAGGTCATGCGCATGGCCAGCATCCTGAAAAACCTTAATGCCAGCGCAGTTGCTACGCGCGTCCTGGATGCCACGGAGGCTGATAGCCTGGTGAAGTCGAGTAGCGGCACAGACGGGGCGTACATCATTCAGCCCCGGCTGGGCATTGGAAACTACCAAGAGATTCACGAACTCTTCACGAACATCTTCACCTACAATGCGATTGCAAAGGAAAATGTTCCAGTGCAGCTGCAGAACGGCACGGGCCAAACCGGCATTGCTGAAATTGCGGGCCGTAGCTTACGCTCCTACTCTTTTGACGTTGAGTCAGTTGCCAATCCCAAAGACCTCCGGTACGAGCAGTCGGTGATTGTGGACCTCTCCAACGGACGCGCGAGTCAAACCGTGGCCATGCTTAAAGAGAAGTTTGGTGCGAGCGTTACCACAACCCTGCCTGGGGATCTCACGCTCCAAACCGGAACGCTGCTGAACCGCAACACCGCCACCCAGCGCCCAGCTGAGGTGCTGGTGGTGCTTGGCCAAAGTGCCATTACGATCGTCAACAATACTCTCTCTCCGGCTGCTCGGACCCTGCCCCGCGCCTCCGCAACCTAG
- the lepB gene encoding signal peptidase I, translating to MPTTSPTKKSDLMTGWQLLFEVVKVVVISLAIIIPVRAFLLQPFYVKGASMEPNFEDREYLLIDEISYRIRDPKRGEVVVFRYPKDPSQFFIKRVIGLPGESIHVADDRIVVNGRVLDESAYLASDVLTSGTVDLTLGQDEYMVFGDNRMASLDSRIFGAVPRSDIVGKAWIRAWPFTRISHFSAPVYLTQDPAASLLRAYATP from the coding sequence ATGCCCACAACGTCTCCAACAAAAAAGTCCGACCTCATGACCGGTTGGCAGTTACTGTTTGAAGTGGTGAAGGTCGTTGTCATATCACTCGCAATCATTATTCCAGTCCGAGCATTCTTGCTGCAACCTTTCTACGTGAAAGGTGCGTCCATGGAACCAAACTTTGAAGACCGTGAGTACCTGCTCATTGATGAAATTAGCTATCGCATCCGTGACCCCAAACGGGGTGAAGTGGTGGTGTTCCGCTACCCCAAAGACCCTAGCCAATTCTTCATTAAGCGGGTCATTGGTTTGCCCGGAGAGTCCATCCACGTGGCGGATGACCGCATTGTGGTCAATGGCCGCGTTTTGGATGAGTCGGCGTACTTAGCCAGTGATGTGCTCACCAGCGGCACCGTGGATTTGACCCTTGGCCAAGATGAGTACATGGTTTTTGGTGATAATCGCATGGCCAGCCTTGATTCTCGAATATTCGGCGCTGTGCCGCGTTCGGACATTGTGGGGAAAGCGTGGATCCGCGCCTGGCCCTTCACCCGCATCTCGCATTTCAGTGCTCCAGTCTACCTTACCCAAGATCCCGCCGCTTCACTCCTGCGCGCCTATGCTACCCCGTAA
- the hisS gene encoding histidine--tRNA ligase, translating into MLPRKAPPVPEPPTPRKGKVPALVRGMKDILPVDWPWWNLVIQKVISVAQDFGFERIETPILEEHSMFVRSVGKETDIVEKELFNFEDKGGDHVTMRPENTAGIVRAYLEHGMVALPQPVKLFYIGPMFRYDRPQSGRYRQFWQFGFELIGDGHPVVDAEVIAIGHAIYQELGIPTRVQVNSVGDAPTRQAYAKVLTDYFRTRKNQLCEDCKRRLQKNPMRVLDCKQPDCQLLAQDAPPLIDHLSEAAREHFVKVLEHLDDMEVPYDLNPRIVRGLDYYTHTAFEYVPADGVGAEKQQVALGGGGRYDGMVELFGGRPTPAIGFAGGLERTIMQLKARGIQPAAPPRPDVFLAQLGDGPRKKAVKLHRELRAMGIRAAATFSKTNIKGQLETANRLRAPFTLILGQKELVDGTILIRDMENGIQEVVDFSKVISEIQKRIGKTNGNGNGSVVPDAPAVA; encoded by the coding sequence ATGCTACCCCGTAAAGCCCCACCAGTTCCCGAACCCCCAACCCCCCGAAAGGGGAAAGTGCCCGCATTGGTGCGCGGCATGAAAGATATTCTGCCTGTGGATTGGCCATGGTGGAATTTGGTTATCCAAAAAGTGATTAGCGTGGCGCAGGATTTTGGCTTTGAGCGCATTGAGACGCCGATTTTGGAAGAGCACAGCATGTTCGTGCGATCCGTAGGCAAGGAAACCGACATTGTGGAAAAGGAACTCTTCAATTTCGAAGACAAGGGCGGTGACCATGTGACAATGCGGCCAGAGAATACCGCAGGCATTGTCCGTGCGTACTTGGAGCACGGCATGGTGGCACTGCCCCAGCCAGTGAAGCTTTTCTACATTGGTCCCATGTTTCGGTACGACCGACCGCAATCTGGCCGCTACCGCCAGTTTTGGCAATTTGGCTTTGAATTAATTGGCGACGGGCATCCGGTGGTGGATGCAGAGGTGATTGCCATTGGCCACGCTATTTACCAAGAGCTGGGTATACCCACGCGCGTCCAGGTGAACTCCGTGGGGGACGCGCCCACTCGCCAAGCGTATGCCAAAGTGCTTACGGACTACTTCCGCACGCGGAAGAACCAACTCTGTGAAGACTGCAAGCGCCGGTTGCAGAAGAATCCCATGCGCGTGTTGGACTGCAAGCAGCCAGACTGCCAGCTTTTGGCGCAGGACGCACCGCCACTCATTGACCACCTGTCTGAAGCTGCACGGGAGCACTTTGTGAAAGTACTGGAGCATCTTGATGACATGGAAGTGCCCTACGATTTGAACCCGCGCATTGTCCGGGGGTTAGACTACTACACTCACACTGCGTTTGAGTATGTCCCTGCAGACGGGGTTGGCGCGGAAAAGCAGCAAGTGGCACTTGGGGGTGGCGGACGCTACGACGGGATGGTGGAATTGTTCGGTGGCCGACCCACGCCAGCCATTGGCTTTGCGGGTGGCCTGGAGCGCACCATCATGCAGCTGAAGGCGCGCGGGATACAGCCTGCTGCACCTCCACGGCCCGACGTCTTTTTGGCGCAGCTTGGTGATGGTCCGCGCAAAAAGGCAGTGAAGCTGCACCGAGAACTTCGGGCAATGGGAATTCGCGCCGCTGCAACGTTCTCCAAGACGAATATCAAGGGCCAATTGGAAACTGCGAACCGCTTGCGTGCTCCGTTTACCCTCATTCTGGGGCAGAAAGAGCTGGTGGATGGCACTATTCTGATTCGCGACATGGAAAACGGCATTCAAGAAGTGGTTGACTTCTCCAAAGTCATCTCCGAAATTCAGAAACGCATTGGGAAGACCAATGGGAATGGGAACGGCAGTGTGGTTCCAGATGCTCCAGCAGTTGCATGA
- a CDS encoding histidine triad nucleotide-binding protein, which translates to MSTQDCIFCSISDHEAPATVVWENEDAMAFQDIHPRAKVHVLLIPKRHYTSLANLNATDAPWLGKLLAAVPEVAEKLGIRESGFKTLIQTGVDGGQVVGHLHIHILGGERVGE; encoded by the coding sequence ATGAGTACCCAAGATTGCATTTTCTGTTCGATTTCTGACCATGAGGCACCAGCGACAGTGGTTTGGGAGAATGAGGACGCCATGGCTTTTCAGGATATTCACCCTCGTGCCAAAGTGCACGTCCTGCTGATCCCAAAGCGACATTACACCAGTTTGGCCAACCTCAATGCGACAGATGCACCCTGGCTGGGCAAGTTGCTGGCGGCGGTCCCAGAGGTTGCGGAGAAGCTGGGCATCCGGGAGTCTGGGTTCAAGACCCTCATCCAAACAGGTGTTGATGGTGGCCAAGTGGTTGGTCACCTACACATCCACATTCTGGGCGGGGAACGGGTTGGGGAGTAG
- the rpsU gene encoding 30S ribosomal protein S21: MVEVKKKDNESSESLIRRFTRRVQQSGVLQRTKKAQYFTETPNERLVKEKAIRRSKIMEKKEYLRKIGKLDDLMAKTKGRGRTRGLVKLLGVKLK; the protein is encoded by the coding sequence GTGGTTGAAGTAAAGAAGAAAGACAACGAATCGAGCGAAAGCCTTATCCGCCGTTTCACGCGACGCGTGCAGCAGAGCGGTGTTTTGCAGCGCACGAAAAAAGCGCAGTACTTTACGGAAACGCCCAATGAGCGTTTGGTGAAGGAAAAAGCCATTCGCCGGTCCAAGATCATGGAAAAGAAGGAGTACTTGCGGAAAATTGGGAAACTGGATGACCTGATGGCGAAGACGAAAGGTCGTGGCCGCACACGTGGCCTTGTGAAACTCCTTGGCGTAAAACTGAAATAA
- a CDS encoding GatB/YqeY domain-containing protein yields MNLKERIDTDVIAAMKAHDATRVDVLRFTKSSLQNAEKQKREPLTDAEVEKTLASEVKRRHEAAEQFRAANRVDLAEPEEQAAAVLQTYLPQPLTPAEVQAIVDECITTLGAKGNPQAFGKVMGAVMAKVGTRADGKTIQTAVRSLLNPSK; encoded by the coding sequence ATGAACCTCAAAGAACGCATTGACACAGATGTCATTGCTGCAATGAAAGCGCATGACGCAACGCGAGTTGACGTTTTGCGCTTCACGAAAAGTAGCTTGCAGAACGCGGAAAAGCAGAAGCGCGAACCACTGACTGATGCTGAAGTGGAAAAAACCTTGGCGTCGGAAGTGAAACGCAGGCACGAAGCAGCGGAGCAGTTTCGCGCTGCGAACCGCGTTGATTTAGCTGAACCAGAAGAACAAGCAGCTGCCGTACTGCAAACGTACTTGCCGCAACCCCTGACCCCTGCGGAAGTTCAGGCTATTGTGGATGAGTGCATTACTACCCTGGGCGCAAAGGGAAACCCTCAGGCCTTTGGGAAAGTTATGGGTGCGGTCATGGCCAAAGTGGGCACCCGGGCTGACGGCAAAACCATTCAAACAGCAGTCCGTTCTCTCCTCAACCCTTCCAAATAA